In Tripterygium wilfordii isolate XIE 37 chromosome 15, ASM1340144v1, whole genome shotgun sequence, one DNA window encodes the following:
- the LOC119979850 gene encoding lysine-specific demethylase JMJ706-like codes for MGNLHFFVLIIHALSFMSIVESFSIIKKVDYMTGFLNTYLLSLLIFDFGFSSFQGMLRNSICGMYPNQTPIMPNKVGSSPRSLSKMKLTSILRYTDQDRGKMRFFGQGCKVITARDFRMGSRIALELADAASQKTERTSNCFPSCQMKRTPKSSTSLPGPNSILVEKYDLADLEWTDDILECPIYHPSETEFEDPFTYLQSIAPEASNYGICKIVSPFKATIPAKDVLRHYKFSTLVQPLQLAGRVGKDMVKFTEQKRKYTLATFRKKANKGNARRLPHYRELSPSDVEKNFWLEMSRGKRTVEYAVNVEGSAFSCHAIDQLGKSKWNLKALPKLPASVLRLIKDEIPGITYPMLYIGMLYSTFAWHVEDHYLNSINYHHTGAPKTWYGVPGDEAILLEKVTKNHVYSSDVISADGDDGVFKALAKKTTMFSPIILMKNGVDVYKTVQKPGEFVITFPRAYHAGFSHGFNCGEAVNFAVGDWFPFGAAATKRYAFLSMRGIIPHEELLCREAVLLFKSSKSEGFDCATVDLVSNDSTKNSFIQHMHWFNDALQRLKNRTRRLPKSHGSVICCLCQCSSYLAFIECSGCHSPTCLFHALVSKYNANASFFFFPLHLFLPFMCRLIQKLSHYNVNVERNALFVLEKTLTTSEMRLRSLRVKEDCSRIIKKWNVPLLLVRQVILNLRIRTPQFQGRDDQVVATTYAKEAAVVPGIDEKNIELNEEKTSETGCNKFFGLAYSRRSKRARKSCIGEWNLCSPELCSDFHRKFIRFN; via the exons ATGGGAAATCTTCATTTTTTCGTCCTTATTATTCATGCTCT AAGTTTCATGTCAATTGTTGAATCTTTCTCTATTATAAAGAAAGTGGATTACATGACTGGATTTCTAAACACTTATTTGCTGTCACTGTTGATATTTGATTTTG GCTTCTCTAGTTTTCAGGGTATGTTGCGTAATAGTATTTGTGGCATGTATCCTAATCAAACTCCTATTATGCCCAACAAGGTGGGAAGTAGTCCACGTAGCTTAAGCAAGATGAAGTTAACTTCAATTCTGCGATACACTGACCAGGACC ggGGGAAAATGAGATTTTTTGGTCAGGGATGTAAAGTGATAACTGCAAGAGATTTCAGAATGGGATCCAGGATTGCTCTTGAACTTGCTGATGCGGCCAGCCAAAAGACAGAAAGAACTTCAAATTGTTTTCCTTCATGTCAGATGAAAAGAACTCCGAAGAGTTCAACTTCTCTACCAGGACCAAATAGCATCCTTGTTGAGAAGTATGATTTGGCTGATCTTGAATGGACAGATGATATCCTGGAATGTCCTATATACCATCCCTCAGAAACTGAGTTTGAGGATCCTTTCACGTATCTACAAAGCATTGCTCCAGAAGCTTCAAACTATG GAATCTGCAAGATTGTATCACCTTTTAAGGCTACCATACCGGCTAAAGATGTACTCAGGCACTACAAGTTTTCAACTTTAGTGCAACCTCTTCAACTGGCTGGAAGGGTTGGAAAAGATATGGTCAAATTCACCGAACAAAAGAG GAAATACACCTTGGCCACTTTCAGAAAAAAGGCAAATAAGGGCAATGCTCGTCGACTTCCTCATTATAGGGAATTGTCCCCTTCAGATGTGGAAAAGAATTTTTGGCTGGAAATGTCTCGTGGGAAAAGGACAGTCGAGTATGCTGTTAATGTTGAAGGTAGTGCCTTTTCATGTCATGCAATCGATCAGCTTGGGAAAAGCAAATGGAACTTGAAG GCGCTGCCAAAGCTACCCGCATCAGTATTGCGCCTTATTAAAGATGAAATTCCA GGAATAACATATCCAATGCTGTACATTGGAATGCTATACAGTACTTTTGCATGGCATGTAGAGGATCACTATCTGAATAG TATCAATTACCATCACACCGGTGCCCCCAAAACTTGGTATGGTGTCCCTGGTGATGAAGCTATTCTGTTAGAGAAGGTGACAAAGAATCATGTGTATTCCAGTGATGTCATATCTGCTGATGGAGATGACGGGGTGTTCAAGGCACTTGCAAAGAAGACAACGATGTTTTCCCCAATTATATTGATGAAAAATGGCGTCGATGTTTACAAGACTGTGCAGAAACCAGGGGAGTTTGTTATTACTTTTCCAAGAGCGTATCATGCAGGATTCAGTCATG GTTTTAACTGTGGGGAGGCAGTTAATTTTGCTGTCGGTGACTGGTTTCCATTTGGAGCAGCCGCAACCAAGCGCTATGCATTCCTTAGCATGAGGGGAATCATTCCTCATGAGGAACTTCTCTGTAGGGAAGCAGTACTTCTCTTCAAATCTTCAAAGTCTGAAGGTTTCGATTGCGCGACTGTAGATTTGGTCTCCAATGATTCTACAAAAAATTCTTTTATACAACATATGCATTGGTTCAATGATGCTCTCCAGCGCTTAAAGAATCGAACAAGGCGCCTACCAAAGTCTCACGGATCTGTTATATGCTGCTTATGTCAATGTTCCTCTTATTTAGCATTTATCGAGTGCAGTGGTTGTCATTCTCCTACCTGCCTTTTCCATG CTCTAGTATCCAAATACAATGCTaatgcttctttctttttttttcccctgcatTTGTTTCTTCCTTTTATGTGCCGGTTGATACAGAAACTAAGTCACTACAATGTCAATGTGGAAAGAAATGCATTATTTGTCTTAGAGAAGACATTAACGACATCGGAGATGCGCTTAAGAAGTTTGAGGGTGAAGGAAGATTGCAGCAGGATCATCAAGAAATGGAATGTGCCACTTCTACTTGTGAGGCAAGTTATATTGAACCTCAGAATT AGAACCCCTCAATTTCAAGGAAGAGATGACCAAGTAGTAGCAACTACTTATGCGAAAGAAGCGGCAGTTGTACCCGGAAtagatgaaaaaaatattgagcTCAATGAGGAGAAAACTTCTGAGACTGGATGCAACAAATTTTTCGGATTAGCATATTCAAGGCGTAGCAAGAGGGCAAGAAAAAGCTGCAT TGGGGAATGGAATTTGTGCAGTCCTGAGCTCTGTTCAGATTTCCACAGAAAATTTATTCGTTTTAATTGA